The genomic interval GGCCTCCGCTTGCACATGCACCGCTCAGTGTCCAGGCTGCGCCGCGAGTGCCGAGTATCGTATTAAGATTCATGGAAACAGTGGAATTCAGCGCCTGAAAAACGAGGCTTGCCCCAATATCAAACGTCCTTTTTTCTTTGAGGGTTATGCTTACCTGTTGGAAGTTTGCTACTGTGGATGAATCATTTCCTATGATTATTCCAGTCCGTTCATTTTGAACCATCTCTGCTGACCATCCGGCTGTTTCCATTGCCTCAATAGCCGCTGCATAAGCCTGCAGTCCGAAGCTGGTCAGTGTGCGACTTCTCTTCCTGTCCAATTTGGGATGAGTAAAGTCATCTATGAAACCAGTGAGGGCGCTTCTGAATCCGAGGTCTTTCCGGTGAGGGTCGCTCCTTATTCCTGACCGGCCTTTTTGAAGGGATTCCTTAACTTTTTCCCTCCCCGTCCCCAGAGTTGATACTATGCCAATTCCTGTTATAGCCACTTGATGCATAATATTACCCTGTTCTTCCCTCATGTCCCGCCATACTGTGAACATGCAGGATATTACGTCTTGTTAAACTATGTTTCATGGAATTATATAAACTATGAGAGGAATGACTACCCCTTACATATAGAGGCCGCCATTGACGGATATTACCTGTCCAACGATATAAGCCGCCATGTCCGAACAAAGAAATTCAACCACTGCTGCTACCTCTTCCGGGGTACCAAAACGGCCGGCAGGTATTGAGGGCACTATTTTTTCTACAGGCAGGTCTTTTGTCATATCTGTTTCGATGAAACCGGGTGCAACGCAATTAACCACAACCCCTTTTTTTCTCACCTCTGCTGCCAGGGATTTAGTGGCGCCGATTAAGCCTGCCTTGGCAGCCGAATAATTTACCTGACCGGGCAGTCCGCTTTGACCGGCCGTTGAGGCCATATTTATAATACGGCCTGAATGCCGTTTCATCATTCCTATCAATACCGCCCTGGTAACGAGAAAAAAACCAAGCAGGGTTACATCTGTAACACCTTCCCACTCCTCGCGCGTCATCCACATCATGAGACCGTCTTTATTATGTCCGGCATTATTTACCAGGACATCCGGAACAACATTGGCCAGCATAGGCTCTAATACATCGTTTATACCCTTTTCATCACATACATCAAATGGCAGGAGGGTACATTCCCTGCCTGTCTTTCTGATCTCCTCCTGTACTCGTTTAGCGGCTTCATGGTTGTTTTGATAATTGGCCCATATGTCATATCCTGCTTTAGCCAGACGGATGGAGATCGCAGCCCCCAGCCCCCGGCTGGCGCCGGTTATCAGCGCTATTTTAGGACTGTTTTCTTTCTCAGATTTATTCAGTTTTAGATCCATGACACACACTGTGAAAAGTTATTAAGATATTTAAAGTCAACAAGAAATTATATAAAAACGGGTAATGAAAGTCAATTAGTAAAACCCTACAACAGTATCCCCAACCCGAGAAACAGTTGGAGCAGATAGAGGGATACGATAATTATCCCAAAGATAAAATGGGGGTTACGATATATGGAATCCCTGCCCTTTATCTTCTTTGAAATACGGTATGTGGCAAGAATAAGAATGACAAGGATACATCCCACAAAAAAATGCACAGGATATTCGAGAATATTCCCTTTATCTAAAAGTGCCAGAGTAATTCCTGAAAACAACCCCATTGCAGACAGTATGGCAATAACAGGACCAAGCTTGCGATGCCTTTTAACTATTTTAACTACTGGGGGTTCTCCTGTCTTTCTCAGCCTCCTGATTGCCAAGCCAAGCCAACCCTGGTAGAAAAACAGTGATGCAATAACAATATTGTAGAACCCGTGAGATAATCTCAGGTTTGCCAGGATTTGTCTGCTGATCATTTAGAGATACGCCGGTAATTCTAAAGACTTATGGTACTACTTCAAGCACTCCATGCATACCTTTATCATCATGTTTCGTGAAGAAGTAGAGGAATCTCTTATCACAAATAATAGGGTATTTCCCGGCCTTTGTCGGCGTGAACCTGATAGTATGAGGTTTCGTTTCCATGTCCTCGTCAAAGTTTATGCCTGCTTCAGGCGCTTTGATAGAAATATTGTGAGGTATAGGTATCCAGCCTGACTCCTTTTTCACTATGAGCTCAACCGGGATATTCATCCTGACTACGATATAATTCGGATCGAAAAAATATTCACCACCGAGGACCTCCACCCTTTGGACCCCATCTGCATCAACTGTTGCTACCACCCGCTTTTCTTTTATTTCTTTTGCACTTACCGTCAGGGCAGTTAAAAGAAGTAAAATCAGAAGTGAATATTTGAAATATTTCATATCAATGTACCTCCTTTTCTAACAGGTCGGATTTTAGCACGTTAGCTTGTTTTGTCAAGCCATTACTTGACTGCCCTTCTCGATTGCCAGATCCAGAAGAGGGGATAGAAAAGTGCAATAACTGCAATTCCTGCCACAGCTCCGACCAGTGGAAAACCAACAAGCCAGCTCGCCAGCAAACGGTTTCCCAGATGCCACATTGACTGGATACGTAATTCATCAACACCAATTGGCAGCCATGAGCCATAAAGGATTATCCATCCAACCTTGATACTTGCTATTATTACGAAGGGCCCGGTCAGGGGATTAGAAATATTGGTCCCGGCTATAGTTATCAGTTTGTTGAGCCGGAGCCCCGCAGCTGTTATAACACCTATGATAGCGTGAAGACCAAAGAACGGGCTGCATCCTATAATGACACCGACAAGGAGTGCCAGTGACAGCTTGAAAGGGCTCACATGTTCGTGCAGCAATGCATGACACAGGCTTTTAAATAGTCCACGGGGGTTTGCTGCGGGGAAACTATTCAGGGCATCAACCGGTGTCTCCAGACTGCCGGGAATGCCGAATAATTTATCAAGAGAAACCAGTTCATACCCTCTGGATTGCAGCCCTTTTATGAGCTCAGGAAGACATTCTGCTATTGCAGCACCATGAGTGTCATTTTTCAATACCCTTCCGCTTATATTGAGCTTACCATCATGCAGCAGGAAAACATCCCCGTTCCCTGATTTGTCTACAAGGCTACGGGTCTTTTCCATAGTAAGGGTACGCTGCCCCCCATCCAAAGCCCATTGGGTCCAGCCAGCAAACCTGAGCCCCATCCGCCACGCAGCAATTATCTGAGGAGGAGTCTTAATCCCTACGGGGGGTCTGTAAAAGCCGGGATATACACCGGTTATACCTGCCAATATGCTGCCGGTCTTTTCAATTGAAGTTCTGACCCTTGAGGGCAGCCACATATACATTGGCCATGAGTGTTCATAAGAATGATTGGCAACGAGATGTCCTTCCATGTAAATCTGTCTGACTATACCAGGGTACATTTCTGCAAGGCGGCCCACACAAAAAAAAGTAGCCGTCGCATTATACTCCCTGAGGATATCGAGGACCTGACGTGTAAAAACAGGGTCAGGTCCATCGTCAAATGTAAGCGCTACCTGTTTACTGGATCTGTCTCCCCTATACAACGTTTCGCACAGGATTGAGCTGTTATGCCACAACAGTCCCCAAGAAAATGACGCCAGCACTATTACAATACCAATCAAAAAAAACATACTCATGCTATCTTAGAATTCCTTTCCGGCCGCTGATATAAACTCTGACCAGAGGTACCTCCATGTTGGCCAATCGTGACCTCCTTTCACTGTAAACACATGGCTGCCGGGAAGGACTTCAGCGAGTAAATTATCAGATGTATAAAATTTGTCGTCCAGACCGTATGCGAGGTATAAACCGGAGGTATTTTTCGGTTTTGATGTGTAGCTTTGAAGCCATTTCCACAACTCTCTCTGCCAGTCGGTCTCGTCTATCTCAAGTGGATGCCATTTCATCACCCCTCCTGAATCTGATATTTCCTTAATTACCGGAGGATCACCTAAGTAAGGAGCTATCAATAATAAACCGTCAATATCTTCAGGGTATGCCCTGGCATATAATAATGCACCCAAACCACCCATTGAGACACCGACAATCCAGACGTGTTCATAGCCAGCTGCCCTGGCAGGTCCAATTACATCTTTCTTTAAACGTTTTACGATACTCTGGTTCAGATAATATCCTAATTGCGCTTCAACTGAAACAATATCAACCGGAAGATCTTCCTTCCTTGTCTCCTGAACGAACCCGTTATCCTCGAAGTCTCTTGCGCTGCCTCCCCTTCCATGCAGGAATACGAAAAGGTTATTTTTACCCTCCCCGTGATTTTTATAATAAATAGTGTCTATCGGTATCTTATTGGTAAAGCATCCAATAGTGACAAACAGCGATATTAGAAAGATGAAAAGCAGTGAGACTACCCGTGGCAGCGCTTCACCGCGGCTATTGGACAGACAGAGGATTAGGCGGACGTACCCTGAGACAGGCTTTTTGCGCCTCTTCTGACTGAAGCAGTATTGCAACTCGCTCAATATCTTCATATAACGGACGATCTTCTTTCAATTGCGGAGAAACTTCTCTGATAAGATTGTAAAAAGTCAGGTAATCCTTCCCCATAACACCGCTGCTGTCCCTGAGGTCAGCTGCCTGGACAAGGGCTATTGCCTCTATTGCAAGGAGCTTCCAAAGGATAGGAAGCACCTTTCTCGTCATTTTAGCTGATGTTGTTCCCATGCTGACTATGTCCTGATTGTTGGCATTTGTTGGGATAGTTTGTACAGAGGCCGGTGCAGCCAGCAGCCTTGCCTCTGCAGCAAGCGATGTCGCCAGCAATTGACAGCCGGCCATGCCGGAGTTCAACCCCGGTGTGTCACCTGCAAGGAAGGGGGGAAGCCCCATATTGTAATGCCGGTTCATCAGACGTTCGGTCTGCCTTTCCGACAGTAAGGCCATTTTGACAAGACCTATCCTCAGATAATCGCTTACCATAGAAACGTGCTGCCCGTAAAAATTACCCC from Nitrospirota bacterium carries:
- the fabG gene encoding 3-oxoacyl-ACP reductase FabG, producing the protein MDLKLNKSEKENSPKIALITGASRGLGAAISIRLAKAGYDIWANYQNNHEAAKRVQEEIRKTGRECTLLPFDVCDEKGINDVLEPMLANVVPDVLVNNAGHNKDGLMMWMTREEWEGVTDVTLLGFFLVTRAVLIGMMKRHSGRIINMASTAGQSGLPGQVNYSAAKAGLIGATKSLAAEVRKKGVVVNCVAPGFIETDMTKDLPVEKIVPSIPAGRFGTPEEVAAVVEFLCSDMAAYIVGQVISVNGGLYM
- a CDS encoding aromatic amino acid lyase — protein: QVLDGEPEVLCEQIHRARGHRGQLAVAGMITEYLRTHPDYLKEIDEHHWGTHHKPVTPGIEIQDPYSLRCSPQILGAFQDAYWHVEQVVTRELNASTDNPLVFPGTQTVIHGGNFYGQHVSMVSDYLRIGLVKMALLSERQTERLMNRHYNMGLPPFLAGDTPGLNSGMAGCQLLATSLAAEARLLAAPASVQTIPTNANNQDIVSMGTTSAKMTRKVLPILWKLLAIEAIALVQAADLRDSSGVMGKDYLTFYNLIREVSPQLKEDRPLYEDIERVAILLQSEEAQKACLRVRPPNPLSVQ
- a CDS encoding quinol oxidase translates to MKYFKYSLLILLLLTALTVSAKEIKEKRVVATVDADGVQRVEVLGGEYFFDPNYIVVRMNIPVELIVKKESGWIPIPHNISIKAPEAGINFDEDMETKPHTIRFTPTKAGKYPIICDKRFLYFFTKHDDKGMHGVLEVVP
- a CDS encoding alpha/beta hydrolase yields the protein MKILSELQYCFSQKRRKKPVSGYVRLILCLSNSRGEALPRVVSLLFIFLISLFVTIGCFTNKIPIDTIYYKNHGEGKNNLFVFLHGRGGSARDFEDNGFVQETRKEDLPVDIVSVEAQLGYYLNQSIVKRLKKDVIGPARAAGYEHVWIVGVSMGGLGALLYARAYPEDIDGLLLIAPYLGDPPVIKEISDSGGVMKWHPLEIDETDWQRELWKWLQSYTSKPKNTSGLYLAYGLDDKFYTSDNLLAEVLPGSHVFTVKGGHDWPTWRYLWSEFISAAGKEF
- a CDS encoding DUF2062 domain-containing protein, with product MSMFFLIGIVIVLASFSWGLLWHNSSILCETLYRGDRSSKQVALTFDDGPDPVFTRQVLDILREYNATATFFCVGRLAEMYPGIVRQIYMEGHLVANHSYEHSWPMYMWLPSRVRTSIEKTGSILAGITGVYPGFYRPPVGIKTPPQIIAAWRMGLRFAGWTQWALDGGQRTLTMEKTRSLVDKSGNGDVFLLHDGKLNISGRVLKNDTHGAAIAECLPELIKGLQSRGYELVSLDKLFGIPGSLETPVDALNSFPAANPRGLFKSLCHALLHEHVSPFKLSLALLVGVIIGCSPFFGLHAIIGVITAAGLRLNKLITIAGTNISNPLTGPFVIIASIKVGWIILYGSWLPIGVDELRIQSMWHLGNRLLASWLVGFPLVGAVAGIAVIALFYPLFWIWQSRRAVK
- a CDS encoding DUF4079 family protein, whose protein sequence is MISRQILANLRLSHGFYNIVIASLFFYQGWLGLAIRRLRKTGEPPVVKIVKRHRKLGPVIAILSAMGLFSGITLALLDKGNILEYPVHFFVGCILVILILATYRISKKIKGRDSIYRNPHFIFGIIIVSLYLLQLFLGLGILL